In Silene latifolia isolate original U9 population chromosome 3, ASM4854445v1, whole genome shotgun sequence, a single window of DNA contains:
- the LOC141646961 gene encoding uncharacterized protein LOC141646961, translating into MPLQSEEEEEEEEEERFYESLDRILSSSNSSTSNSEDDTENAVVLPSSSSSPRRRRGSHRRLSAAATMPSVASNYDVWISSETFSRSSVDQRRDRLLQVMGFSADVALSRRRPDRSVSFTCGTHTPHQERYIVGGNGNSDHVDLSINGFKSDHCNNNSSSNSSNSIISIRSVSDTVYRDSYYTNRNDNNYVGKVNVNVNVDVNVNADVGSSKNCNGVGVVGDVGVGSGLVSLNKPPVGRSGGNKVEVCNGGIGKEAVVEDVEVDKMCRIKNLDNGKEFVVKEVREDGTWDKVKEVGTGRQLTMEEFEMCVGHSPIVQELMRRQNVEDRLNGGGRDNGGEVSGNGNRNGENGSKSKKKVSWLRSIKNVASSVAGYRERRSSDERDTSSEKGGRRSSSATDDSQDSSFHGPERVRVRQYGKSVKDLTAVYKSQEIQAHNGSIWTIKFSLDGRYLATAGEDCVIHVWQVVEAERKGELLMDRPDEGSINMLLLTNGSPELSLVSSSLENNLERRRRGRTSISRKSVSLEHILVPETVFGLSEKPICSFQGHSDDVLDLSWSKSQLLLSSSMDKTVRLWNLSSKTCLKTFSHGDYVTCIQFNPVDDRYFISGSLDAKVRIWSIPDRQVVDWNDLHEMVTAACYTPDGQGALVGSYKGSCRLYNTSENKLQQKCHINLQNKKKKSHLKKITGFQFAPGSSSEVLITSADSRVRVVDGVDLVHKFKGFRNTNSQISASLAANGKYVVCASEDSHVYVWKHEADSRPSRSKGITVTRSYEHFHCQDVSVAIPWPGTGAGESSGPHDPFSEELIRPRDRLDELPTANNPPTPVDEFNGNDSSPSGSGCSNSPFRGSLSNAPHGYIFDRISATWPEEKLILATKNRSPRVSLDFSNGLLQNRAAWGMVIVTAGLRGEIRTFQNFGLPVRI; encoded by the exons ATGCCCTTACAAtccgaagaagaagaggaagaagaagaagaagaaaggttttacGAATCACTAGATAGAATACTCTCCTCTTCAAATTCCTCTACTTCTAATTCCGAAGACGATACCGAAAACGCTGTCGTTTTaccctcctcctcttcttctcctcGCCGCCGACGTGGGTCCCACCGCCGGTTGTCGGCTGCGGCGACAATGCCGTCGGTGGCGTCGAACTATGACGTGTGGATCTCGTCAGAGACTTTTTCACGGTCGTCAGTTGACCAGCGACGTGATCGGCTTCTTCAGGTTATGGGTTTTTCGGCTGACGTCGCGCTTTCGCGGCGTCGGCCTGACCGATCCGTGTCGTTCACTTGTGGGACCCATACTCCGCATCAGGAAAGGTACATAGTTGGCGGTAATGGTAATAGTGATCATGTTGATTTAAGTATCAATGGGTTTAAGTCAGATCACTGTAATAATAATTCGTCTTCAAATTCGTCAAATTCGATTATTTCAATTCGTTCTGTTTCTGATACTGTATATAGAGATAGTTATTATACTAATCGAAATGATAATAATTATGTTGGTAAGgttaatgttaatgttaatgttGATGTTAATGTTAATGCCGATGTTGGTAGTAGTAAGAATTGTAATGGGGTTGGGGTTGTTGGTGACGTGGGTGTTGGGTCGGGTTTGGTGAGTTTGAATAAGCCGCCGGTGGGGAGGAGTGGAGGTAATAAGGTGGAGGTGTGCAATGGTGGCATTGGGAAGGAGGCTGTTGTCGAGGATGTCGAGGTTGATAAGATGTGTAGGATTAAGAATCTTGATAATGGGAAGGAATTTGTGGTGAAGGAGGTGAGGGAGGACGGGacgtgggataaggtgaaggaggTTGGGACGGGGAGGCAATTGACGATGGAGGAGTTTGAGATGTGTGTTGGGCATTCTCCTATTGTACAGGAGTTGATGAGGCGGCAGAATGTGGAGGATCGCTTGAATGGTGGTGGAAGGGATAATGGTGGTGAGGTAAGTGGGAATGGGAATAGGAATGGTGAGAATGGGTCTAAGTCGAAGAAGAAGGTTAGTTGGTTGAGGAGTATCAAGAATGTGGCTAGTAGTGTGGCGGGGTACAGAGAAAGGCGTAGTAGTGATGAAAGAGATACTTCATCTGAGAAAGGTGGACGGAGGTCTAGTTCGGCTACTGATGATAGTCAAGATTCGTCTTTTCATGGGCCGGAAAGGGTTCGAGTCAGGCAGTATGGAAAGTCAGTTAAGGATCTTACGGCAGTGTATAAGAGCCAAGAAATTCAGGCGCATAATGGGTCTATCTGGACTATTAAGTTTAGTTTGGATGGGAGGTATCTTGCTACTGCTGGCGAAGATTGTGTGATACATGTTTGGCAGGTGGTGGAGGCCGAGAGGAAGGGTGAGTTGTTGATGGATAGGCCAGATGAGGGTAGCATCAATATGTTGCTTTTGACAAATGGGTCGCCTGAACTGAGTTTGGTTTCTTCGAGTTTGGAAAATAACTTGGAAAGGAGAAGGAGGGGCAGGACATCTATCAGCCGGAAATCTGTGAGCTTGGAACATATTTTGGTCCCAGAGACAGTGTTTGGCCTGTCGGAGAAACCCATATGTTCATTTCAGGGGCACTCAGATGACGTCCTTGACCTCTCATGGTCCAAGTCCCAG CTTTTACTGTCCTCTTCTATGGATAAGACTGTACGGCTATGGAATTTGTCTAGCAAGACCTGTTTGAAAACATTCTCTCACGGTGATTATG TAACTTGCATACAGTTCAATCCAGTTGATGATAGATATTTTATCAGTGGATCTCTAGATGCCAAGGTTCGCATATGGAGCATTCCTGATCGTCAAGTTGTTGACTGGAATGATCTTCACGAGATGGTTACTGCGGCTTGCTACACACCGGATGGTCAG GGTGCATTGGTTGGTTCATATAAGGGAAGCTGCCGCTTGTACAACACATCTG AAAACAAGCTGCAGCAGAAATGTCACATCAACCTGCAAAACAAGAAGAAGAAGTCTCACCTTAAGAAAATTACGGGTTTCCAG TTTGCCCCTGGCAGCTCTTCTGAAGTTCTGATTACATCTGCTGATTCACGTGTTCGGGTTGTTGATGGAGTTGATCTTGTGCACAAATTCAAAG GGTTCCGGAACACCAACAGTCAAATATCGGCGTCCCTCGCTGCCAATGGAAAGTATGTTGTGTGTGCCAGCGAGGATTCACATGTGTACGTTTGGAAACATGAAGCTGACTCTCGTCCTAGTCGAAGCAAAGGAATCACCGTCACGCGCTCTTACGAACATTTTCACTGTCAAGATGTATCTGTGGCTATCCCATGGCCTGGGACGGGTGCTGGTGAATCATCTGGGCCACACGATCCATTCTCCGAAGAGCTCATTAGGCCCAGAGACCGTCTGGATGAGCTTCCTACCGCCAACAACCCTCCAACACCAGTAGATGAATTCAACGGCAATGACAGCTCGCCTTCTGGGTCGGGTTGTAGCAACAGTCCATTTCGTGGGTCCCTATCCAATGCACCTCACGGTTACATCTTTGACAGAATATCAGCCACATGGCCTGAAGAAAAACTCATTTTGGCCACAAAAAATCGCAGTCCTCGAGTCAGTTTAGACTTCTCAAATGGACTACTACAGAACCGAGCCGCCTGGGGGATGGTGATCGTAACCGCTGGTCTCCGTGGTGAAATAAGAACGTTCCAAAATTTCGGGTTGCCAGTTCGGATTTAA